Genomic segment of Bacteroidota bacterium:
GCGAAGCTTGAATAACATTTGCATCATAATTTTTAAATTTTATTTATTATCTTTGAAAGTATATTTACTTACAGGTAATACTAAGTTTGCAAATATAGGCTTATAGAGAGATTATTATGAACATGCCCGAACAACCAGAAGACAAAGAACTACTAGCCTTAGTAGAAGCTTTTGAAAAATCGTTGAACAGCCAAGACAGTGCGTACTTCGACGAAGAACAGCTAGAAGATATTATAGAGTTTTACATGAGCCGTAATAATTTGAAGCGTGCTGATATTGCTGTGCAGCGTGCTGAAGATGCCTACCCTTACTCCACCACTTTCTTAATTAAAAAAGCCAGCCTTCGATTGATGGAAGGCAAACTGATATTGGCCAAACAACATATAGAAAAAGCAGAGTCATTGGAGCCACTCAATCCTGATGTGATGTTGCTAAAAGCAGAACTGGCCTCGCAAAACGACCAATATGATGATGCAGAAAAATGGTTCGAAAAAGCGTTGCAATATGCCGAAGATATAAATGATACTTATTTTGGGATGGCGGTTATATACCTGAATGCCATGCGTTTTGAAAAAGCCGCAAATGCCTTTGAAAAAATATTGGAAACCGAACCCGAAAATGTTCATGCACTATATGAACTCGCTCTCTGTTACCATGAGTTGGGCCGCTATAATGATGCTATCCGTGTATTCAATAAATATATAGATATCGAACCTTATTCTTCGTTTGCATGGTATAATTTGGGTAGCAGCTATGCAGCCAAAGGCTCGCCACAAAAAGCCATCGAAGCATTCGATTATGCCACTATTATCGATGATGGTTTTTCGTCGGCATGGTATAATAAAGGCAATGCCCAATATGAATCGGGGCAATATGAATTGGCGATAGAAAGTTATAAGAAAGTTATAAAACTTGAAAATGATGATGCCACAACTTATTGCAATTTGGGCAATTGTTATCATGCCCTCAATTTGTTTGGATTGGCGATGGGTTACTTTAAAAAAGCACTCAAACTTAACCCCAATAGTAGTGATGGTATTTTTGGTTTGGCATTGATTGCACACGAAAGGCAAAACTATGATGAAGCAGAAGTATTATTACAAAAAGCCATAAGTAAAGACCCGCATAATAGCGAATATCATGGGGCTTACGGCGATTTATTGTATGAAAAAGGTTTGCCACTCGATGCTGTAAAAGAATATAAAACTGCAATTGATCTGGACCCCGACGATGTGGATGCTTGGACCTATATGAGCAATTGCTATAAAGAATCTGCGTTACTAGAAGATGCTTGCCAAACATTGATGAATGCTATCAAAACCATCCCCGATGAATATAGTTTTTATTTTATTTTGGCAGCAAATTATTTGGAAGATGACCAAACACGAGCCTTAGGTAT
This window contains:
- a CDS encoding tetratricopeptide repeat protein, producing the protein MPEQPEDKELLALVEAFEKSLNSQDSAYFDEEQLEDIIEFYMSRNNLKRADIAVQRAEDAYPYSTTFLIKKASLRLMEGKLILAKQHIEKAESLEPLNPDVMLLKAELASQNDQYDDAEKWFEKALQYAEDINDTYFGMAVIYLNAMRFEKAANAFEKILETEPENVHALYELALCYHELGRYNDAIRVFNKYIDIEPYSSFAWYNLGSSYAAKGSPQKAIEAFDYATIIDDGFSSAWYNKGNAQYESGQYELAIESYKKVIKLENDDATTYCNLGNCYHALNLFGLAMGYFKKALKLNPNSSDGIFGLALIAHERQNYDEAEVLLQKAISKDPHNSEYHGAYGDLLYEKGLPLDAVKEYKTAIDLDPDDVDAWTYMSNCYKESALLEDACQTLMNAIKTIPDEYSFYFILAANYLEDDQTRALGMEWLQRAIKQSKDKEGLFKINPDLRDDEQIVAFIKGLK